In a single window of the Tachyglossus aculeatus isolate mTacAcu1 chromosome 14, mTacAcu1.pri, whole genome shotgun sequence genome:
- the LOC119936539 gene encoding cilia- and flagella-associated protein 77-like — protein MAFLRSEEKKSKKCAVHHICPPPLLPLCKEDLNPGMENFRLGKVRDSMLCNPLILKPELGRCSRICSVLPGSDFVYGLYLPKVDGGVPEAITHWHVHSRKPTVPKLMPLDFVAMNAKAAQAGLVTAPEQYRYRRYKEIRKKEVEKFSIHHPPIQMPEGYTFGISSQSTFPLVELLQHKFINEWVEQQRQADLKRHREKAKKLQVHQVYNTRTTLLRDYKPSIPPAPPQPLPRFAKLKEMITEQQQQRKSRTMEFERK, from the exons ATGGCCTTCTTGAGAAGTGAAGAAAAGAAATCAAAGAAATGTGCTGTTCACCacatctgcccccctcccctgctgCCCCTCTGCAAGGAGGACCTGAACCCAGGGATGGAGAATTTTAGACTTGGAAAGGTGAGGGACTCCATGCTGTGTAATCCTCTCATCCTTAAGCCGGAGCTAGGGAGGTGCTCCAGAATTTGCAGTGTTTTACCTGGATCCGATTTCGTGTATGGCCTCTATCTCCCCAAGGTGGATGGAGGGGTTCCTGAAGCAATAACACACTGGCACGTTCACTCCCGGAAACCCACTGTGCCGAAACTGATGCCTCTTGATTTTGTTGCCATGAATGCTAAGGCTGCCCAGGCAGGTCTGGTCACTGCTCCAGAGCAATACAGATACCGAAGGTACAAGGAAATTAGAAAAAAAGAGGTGGAGAAGTTCAGCATTCATCATCCTCCCATACAGATGCCCGAGGGATACACTTTTGGCATCTCCTCTCAGTCCACCTTTCCCCTCGTTGAGCTTCTGCAGCACAAGTTCATAAACGAGTGGGTGGAACAACAAAGACAGGCGGATCTGAAGCGGCACCGGGAAAAAGCCAAGAAGCTCCAAGTGCATCAGGTGTACAATACGCGTACCACTCTGCTCAGGGATTACAaaccctccatccctccagcccctccccaacccttgcCTCGCTTTGCGAAG TTAAAAGAAATGATcactgaacaacaacaacaaagaaaatcCAGGACAATGGAatttgaaagaaaataa